One genomic window of Polynucleobacter sp. HIN11 includes the following:
- a CDS encoding prephenate dehydrogenase, with translation MSQNQFGTVAIVGVGLIGGSIGLALKKARVVTEVIGVGRSASNLEEAKKLGAIDRIDDLEGASKKAQWIILCVPVAQMRACFQTIEPHLNPHTLITDAGSTKSDLIVAAKEVLGKKVCQFVPAHPIAGGAQHGVVAAKADLFQGKQTIICQLQENSAADVALVESFWQALGSRIKRISAIQHDAIYAAVSHLPHLLSYALMTSVLNSEDAEQKLGHAGAGFRDFTRIAASSPEMWRDICLANKSAILKELDQYLVIANALRDLIAKEDSQALERVFLKASEARKRWEES, from the coding sequence ATGAGTCAAAATCAGTTTGGAACGGTTGCCATTGTTGGCGTTGGTTTGATTGGCGGATCAATTGGCTTGGCACTCAAGAAAGCTAGGGTTGTTACTGAAGTGATCGGCGTAGGTCGAAGTGCAAGCAATCTTGAAGAGGCTAAAAAATTAGGGGCGATTGATCGCATCGATGATCTTGAGGGCGCAAGTAAAAAAGCCCAGTGGATCATTTTGTGTGTCCCCGTTGCACAAATGCGTGCCTGTTTTCAAACGATTGAACCACATCTCAATCCGCACACATTAATTACGGATGCGGGTAGTACTAAAAGTGATCTGATTGTGGCGGCCAAAGAGGTTTTAGGTAAGAAGGTTTGCCAATTTGTTCCAGCCCATCCGATTGCAGGTGGTGCGCAGCATGGTGTCGTGGCAGCGAAGGCTGATTTATTTCAGGGAAAGCAAACCATTATTTGTCAGTTACAAGAGAACTCTGCAGCAGATGTGGCTTTGGTTGAGAGTTTTTGGCAGGCATTAGGGTCGCGCATTAAACGGATATCGGCGATTCAGCATGATGCAATCTACGCAGCAGTTTCGCATTTGCCTCATTTGCTGTCATACGCATTAATGACGAGTGTGCTGAACTCCGAAGATGCTGAGCAAAAGCTTGGCCACGCCGGAGCTGGATTTCGGGATTTCACTCGGATTGCCGCTTCGAGCCCTGAGATGTGGCGCGATATTTGCCTTGCCAATAAATCGGCGATTTTGAAAGAGCTAGATCAGTATCTCGTGATTGCAAATGCTCTTCGTGACCTGATTGCTAAGGAGGATTCGCAAGCGCTTGAGAGAGTTTTTCTGAAAGCTAGTGAAGCTCGTAAGCGGTGGGAAGAGTCGTAA
- the serC gene encoding 3-phosphoserine/phosphohydroxythreonine transaminase, translated as MSFDRRIYNFAAGPATLPEEVLEQARDELLNWQGLGTSVMEISHRSKEFMAVYEKTLADLRELMRIPNDYEILLLQGGGIGQNAAIPMNLMPLAKKPKADFVVTGIWSEKSFKEAQKYGEAHIAASSQAQGFQSIPDQSTWTLSEDAAYVHICANETIGGVEFAEFPKLGKTPLIADISSNILSKAMNVSECGVLFAGAQKNIGPAGVTIVIVRKDLMGYAMPITPSIWDWAKEAANQSMFNTPPTFPIYVSGLVFEWIKRQGGVEEMERRSQLKSSMLYELIDGSSLYENRVDPKCRSRTNITFFLKDEGLNAEFLEQSSAAGLAALRGHKAAGGMRASIYNAMPITGVETLVEFMREFERRA; from the coding sequence ATGAGTTTTGACCGCCGCATTTATAACTTCGCAGCGGGCCCAGCAACCTTGCCTGAAGAGGTTTTGGAGCAAGCTCGCGATGAACTCTTGAATTGGCAGGGCCTCGGCACCAGCGTGATGGAAATTAGTCACCGCAGCAAGGAGTTTATGGCGGTTTATGAAAAAACCTTAGCCGATCTTCGCGAGCTTATGCGCATTCCAAACGATTACGAAATCTTGCTCTTACAAGGTGGGGGAATTGGTCAAAATGCGGCGATTCCGATGAATCTAATGCCCTTAGCCAAGAAACCCAAGGCAGATTTTGTGGTGACCGGGATCTGGTCGGAGAAATCCTTCAAAGAAGCGCAAAAATATGGGGAGGCTCACATTGCTGCGAGTTCGCAAGCGCAAGGATTTCAGTCGATTCCAGATCAAAGTACATGGACCTTATCCGAAGATGCGGCCTATGTGCATATCTGTGCTAACGAGACGATTGGTGGCGTTGAATTTGCTGAGTTTCCAAAGCTTGGTAAGACCCCATTGATTGCTGATATCTCGAGCAATATTCTTTCAAAAGCCATGAATGTCAGCGAGTGTGGCGTACTTTTCGCCGGTGCTCAGAAGAATATTGGCCCTGCAGGAGTCACTATTGTGATTGTGCGCAAGGACTTGATGGGGTATGCGATGCCCATTACTCCTTCAATCTGGGATTGGGCAAAGGAGGCAGCCAATCAATCGATGTTCAATACTCCACCCACTTTCCCAATTTATGTTTCGGGCTTAGTATTTGAATGGATCAAGCGGCAAGGTGGGGTAGAAGAGATGGAGCGCCGTAGTCAATTGAAATCAAGCATGCTCTACGAGTTGATTGATGGAAGCTCCTTATATGAAAATCGCGTAGACCCAAAGTGTCGCTCGAGAACAAACATCACATTTTTTCTGAAAGACGAAGGTTTAAATGCAGAGTTTTTGGAGCAATCCAGTGCTGCAGGTTTGGCAGCCCTACGTGGCCATAAGGCCGCAGGAGGGATGCGCGCTAGTATCTACAACGCGATGCCGATTACTGGCGTTGAGACTTTGGTGGAGTTCATGCGTGAGTTTGAAAGGCGTGCCTAA
- the gyrA gene encoding DNA gyrase subunit A, whose amino-acid sequence MEQAAKETLPISLEDEMRRSYLDYAMSVIVGRALPDVRDGLKPVHRRVLYAMYELNNDWNRAFKKSARIVGDVIGKYHPHGDTAVYDTIVRMAQDFSLRYMLVDGQGNFGSVDGDNAAAMRYTEIRLRKIAHELLADLDKETVDFGPNYDGSEKEPLILPAKVPNLLINGSSGIAVGMATNIPPHNLDEVIRACLHVLHQPDCTIDELIEIIPAPDFPTAGIIYGVQGVREGYRTGRGRVVMRAKTHFEDMDKGQRQAIIVDELPYQVNKKNLLERIAELVNEKKIEGISDLRDESDKSGMRVVIELKRGEVPEVVLNNLYKSTQLQDNFGMNMVALVDNQPRLLNLKQMLEYFLAHRREVITRRTIFELRKARERGHVLEGLAVALANIDRFIAIIKAAANPVVAKQELMAQAWDSSLVREMLARAEGEAPGGRNAFRPEGLLPEYGMQDSGLYRLSDDQAQEILQMRLQRLTGLEQDKIVNEYKEVMDQIADLLDLLAKPERVTKVIEAELLEVKAEFGSEGSDSGRRSYIEMNATELFTEDLITPTDMVVTLSHAGYMKSQPLSEYRAQKRGGRGKQAAATKDEDWIDTLFVANTHDTILCFSDRGRMYWLKVWEVPQGSRTSRGKPIVNMFPLVEGEKITVILPIQGYEEDHYVFMATRRGTVKKTRLSDFSNPRKAGIIAVDLDEGDFLVGAAITDGKHDVMLFSDAGKAVRFDENDVRPMGRTARGVRGMNLSDGQEVIAMLVAPAEVAEGSVAAVEDAAAPNSVLTATENGYGKRTPIAEYTRHGRGTKGMIAIQTSERNGKVVAAALVSPEDQIMLITTGGVLVRTRVSEIREMGRATQGVTLINVDAGTHLSGLQRIAESDSDEDGDDMADEQGNTESDTASDA is encoded by the coding sequence ATGGAACAAGCCGCTAAAGAAACTCTCCCAATATCCCTAGAAGACGAAATGCGGCGGTCCTATTTGGACTACGCCATGAGCGTAATCGTCGGCCGAGCCTTGCCAGACGTAAGGGATGGGTTAAAACCCGTACACCGCCGGGTTTTATACGCCATGTATGAATTAAACAATGATTGGAATCGGGCTTTTAAGAAGTCCGCCCGTATCGTGGGTGACGTAATTGGTAAATACCATCCCCATGGCGACACAGCGGTTTATGACACGATCGTCCGCATGGCACAGGATTTCTCGTTGCGCTATATGTTGGTCGATGGACAGGGTAACTTCGGCTCGGTCGATGGCGATAATGCCGCGGCGATGCGTTACACCGAAATTCGTCTTCGTAAGATCGCCCATGAGCTATTGGCGGATCTGGATAAAGAAACCGTTGATTTTGGTCCTAACTATGACGGTAGCGAAAAAGAACCCCTCATCCTGCCTGCAAAAGTTCCTAACTTATTAATTAACGGCTCCTCGGGTATTGCGGTGGGGATGGCCACCAATATTCCGCCCCACAATTTGGATGAGGTGATCCGAGCCTGTCTACATGTTTTACATCAGCCAGATTGCACAATCGATGAACTCATTGAGATTATTCCGGCGCCCGATTTCCCAACTGCCGGAATAATTTATGGCGTTCAGGGGGTTCGTGAAGGGTATCGCACTGGGCGCGGCCGAGTTGTGATGCGCGCCAAGACTCATTTTGAGGATATGGACAAGGGGCAGCGTCAAGCCATTATTGTGGACGAGTTGCCCTATCAGGTGAACAAGAAAAATCTGCTTGAGCGCATCGCCGAGTTAGTCAATGAGAAGAAAATTGAGGGTATCTCGGATTTGCGCGATGAATCTGACAAGTCGGGAATGCGAGTTGTGATAGAACTCAAGCGTGGCGAAGTGCCCGAGGTCGTTCTTAACAATTTATATAAGAGTACCCAGCTTCAAGATAACTTCGGTATGAATATGGTGGCCTTGGTCGATAACCAGCCAAGGCTCCTTAACCTCAAGCAAATGCTCGAGTATTTCTTGGCACATCGCCGTGAGGTGATTACCCGGCGCACCATTTTTGAGTTACGCAAAGCCCGCGAACGGGGTCATGTGCTTGAGGGCTTAGCTGTTGCCCTTGCCAATATCGATCGATTCATTGCCATCATCAAGGCGGCCGCTAATCCAGTAGTTGCCAAACAGGAGTTAATGGCTCAGGCTTGGGACTCTTCGTTGGTGCGTGAGATGCTGGCCCGTGCTGAGGGCGAGGCTCCCGGTGGCCGCAATGCATTCCGGCCCGAGGGCCTCTTGCCAGAATATGGCATGCAAGATAGCGGACTATATCGCTTGTCGGATGATCAAGCTCAAGAAATTCTCCAAATGCGTCTGCAGCGCTTAACCGGTCTTGAGCAAGACAAGATCGTGAATGAGTACAAAGAGGTGATGGATCAAATTGCTGATCTATTGGATCTACTTGCAAAGCCTGAGCGAGTCACCAAAGTCATTGAGGCTGAGCTACTTGAGGTGAAGGCAGAGTTTGGTTCAGAAGGTAGCGACTCGGGTCGTCGTTCTTATATTGAAATGAACGCCACAGAGCTGTTTACTGAAGATCTAATTACCCCAACTGATATGGTAGTAACACTCTCTCACGCTGGGTACATGAAGAGTCAGCCTTTAAGCGAATACCGAGCGCAAAAGCGTGGGGGTCGAGGTAAGCAAGCTGCGGCTACTAAAGATGAGGACTGGATCGACACTCTGTTTGTCGCCAATACCCACGATACGATTTTGTGTTTCTCTGACCGTGGTCGGATGTATTGGTTAAAAGTTTGGGAGGTTCCCCAAGGAAGTCGGACTTCACGCGGCAAGCCAATTGTTAATATGTTCCCATTAGTTGAGGGCGAAAAGATTACTGTGATTCTGCCGATTCAGGGCTATGAAGAGGATCACTATGTGTTTATGGCAACTCGCCGAGGAACCGTGAAGAAAACTCGCTTATCGGATTTCTCGAATCCTCGTAAAGCTGGAATCATTGCGGTTGACCTAGATGAAGGTGATTTTTTAGTTGGAGCGGCCATCACTGATGGTAAGCATGATGTGATGTTGTTCTCAGATGCAGGCAAGGCTGTTCGTTTTGATGAGAACGATGTGCGTCCAATGGGCCGCACCGCCCGCGGTGTCCGCGGTATGAACCTCTCAGATGGGCAAGAGGTGATTGCGATGCTAGTTGCCCCTGCTGAAGTTGCAGAGGGGTCTGTAGCAGCGGTTGAAGATGCCGCAGCACCAAACAGTGTGTTAACGGCGACCGAGAATGGTTACGGTAAGCGCACCCCGATTGCTGAGTACACTCGTCATGGTCGCGGAACGAAAGGCATGATTGCAATTCAGACGAGCGAGCGCAATGGCAAAGTGGTTGCTGCTGCTCTGGTTTCCCCAGAAGACCAAATTATGTTGATTACTACTGGTGGAGTACTTGTTCGTACGCGGGTATCTGAGATTCGGGAGATGGGTCGTGCCACACAGGGCGTCACTCTGATTAACGTCGATGCGGGAACCCATTTGTCTGGATTGCAGCGCATCGCAGAGAGTGATTCGGATGAGGATGGCGACGACATGGCTGATGAGCAGGGCAATACCGAATCCGACACCGCATCTGATGCCTAA
- the pheA gene encoding prephenate dehydratase gives MSNDDQRLAPLRAQIDSIDQELLELLSKRAVAAQAVGHIKNESSAPIFRPERESQVIQNVLQKNPGPLLPDGLASIWREIMSACRALESKQTIAYLGPTGTFSEQAAHQFFGQSIDGLPCASLDEVFKAVEKGAASFGVVPVENSSEGAVSRTLDLLLESPLQISGEVVLPIRHHLLTKHGSLDGVKTVCAHAQALAQCQQWLSTHAPQLHRQAVSSNAEAARMASQDPSIAAIAGEPAQLAYGLQIVSAQIQDDPNNRTRFVVIGQYVCQPCGHDQTSLVLSVANQPGAVHHLLGPLAKHGVSMTRFESRPARKGSWEYHFYIDIDGHASDGKVATAIAELKTIAAFYKNLGSYPRAKN, from the coding sequence ATGTCAAATGATGATCAACGGTTAGCTCCGCTACGCGCTCAGATTGATTCGATCGATCAAGAGCTTTTAGAGCTTTTATCGAAGCGTGCCGTGGCGGCCCAAGCGGTCGGCCATATTAAAAATGAATCATCAGCCCCCATTTTTCGTCCTGAGCGAGAGAGCCAGGTGATCCAGAATGTTTTACAAAAGAATCCTGGCCCATTATTGCCGGATGGCCTCGCTTCGATCTGGCGCGAAATTATGTCGGCATGTCGTGCGCTCGAATCCAAGCAAACCATTGCATATTTGGGTCCAACCGGCACTTTCTCGGAACAGGCGGCGCATCAATTTTTTGGGCAGTCGATTGACGGCTTGCCATGCGCGAGTTTGGATGAGGTCTTCAAGGCCGTTGAAAAAGGGGCCGCTAGCTTTGGTGTTGTACCTGTTGAGAACTCCAGTGAAGGCGCAGTTTCTCGAACCTTGGATTTATTGCTAGAAAGTCCATTGCAAATTAGTGGTGAGGTAGTCTTGCCCATTCGGCATCACCTCTTAACCAAGCATGGAAGTTTGGATGGTGTAAAAACAGTTTGCGCTCATGCTCAGGCCTTGGCTCAATGCCAACAATGGTTGAGCACGCATGCGCCTCAATTACATCGGCAGGCTGTTAGTAGTAATGCCGAGGCTGCGCGGATGGCTAGTCAAGATCCAAGTATTGCTGCGATTGCTGGTGAGCCGGCTCAATTGGCCTATGGTTTGCAAATTGTTTCAGCACAGATTCAGGATGATCCAAATAATCGCACACGTTTTGTTGTGATCGGTCAATATGTATGTCAACCATGCGGTCATGATCAGACATCTTTGGTGCTCTCGGTTGCCAATCAACCTGGAGCGGTTCATCACCTATTAGGACCGTTGGCAAAACATGGGGTTTCCATGACGCGATTTGAATCACGACCTGCCCGAAAGGGGTCTTGGGAATACCATTTTTATATCGATATTGATGGACATGCGAGTGATGGCAAAGTAGCCACGGCGATTGCTGAGTTAAAAACGATTGCTGCCTTTTATAAAAATCTGGGCTCCTATCCGCGCGCTAAAAATTAA
- the hisC gene encoding histidinol-phosphate transaminase encodes MTKKIGLDHVHTIAPYVGGRPISEVAREFGLDESAIVKLASNENPLGMPTSAKEAMLRAANDLGRYPDSNGFELKCVLSKRLEVPEDWITLGNGSNDILELTARAVAHAGDAVIFSKHAFAVYPLATQAIGAKAVEVAADANYGHDLPAMLQTIRSLGETAKLAFVANPNNPTGSYLQPKAIEAFISEMPAHVVVVLDEAYNEYLAPEQRYDAIAWVKKYPNLVVSRSFSKAYGLAGLRIGYGIAQPHLTDLLNRIRQPFNVNSLAQAAAIAALGDEAFLQRGYELNRAGYQQLTQAFEQMDLSYLPSSGNFVLVKVGNDNEAGARVNRELLKRGVIVRPVGNYGLPQWLRISIGLPEENAICIQALKAILNQPQGTA; translated from the coding sequence ATGACCAAAAAAATTGGCTTAGACCATGTACATACAATTGCACCCTATGTTGGCGGTAGACCCATTAGCGAGGTAGCGCGTGAGTTTGGTTTAGACGAAAGTGCGATCGTGAAGTTGGCCTCCAATGAAAATCCCTTGGGTATGCCAACGTCGGCTAAGGAAGCAATGTTGCGGGCCGCCAATGATCTGGGCCGCTATCCAGATTCCAATGGTTTTGAGCTTAAATGCGTCTTATCCAAGCGTCTTGAGGTTCCAGAGGACTGGATTACCTTGGGTAATGGTAGTAATGATATTTTGGAGCTTACCGCTAGAGCGGTAGCACACGCTGGTGATGCCGTTATATTTTCCAAACACGCGTTTGCGGTTTACCCTTTGGCAACGCAAGCGATTGGTGCAAAAGCAGTGGAGGTTGCTGCCGATGCCAATTACGGTCATGATCTGCCGGCTATGCTGCAGACCATTCGATCACTCGGAGAGACTGCCAAGTTAGCATTCGTAGCAAACCCAAATAATCCAACCGGCAGTTATCTGCAGCCAAAAGCCATTGAAGCATTTATATCTGAGATGCCTGCCCATGTGGTGGTGGTATTGGACGAGGCATATAACGAATACCTTGCCCCAGAGCAGCGCTACGACGCAATCGCTTGGGTGAAAAAGTATCCTAATTTGGTAGTTTCACGCAGCTTTTCAAAAGCCTACGGATTAGCAGGGTTGCGGATTGGATACGGTATTGCGCAACCCCATTTAACCGATTTATTAAACCGGATTCGACAACCTTTTAATGTGAATAGTTTGGCCCAGGCCGCTGCCATTGCTGCCCTAGGCGACGAAGCATTCTTACAACGGGGCTACGAACTAAATCGAGCGGGTTATCAACAATTGACGCAGGCGTTTGAGCAAATGGACTTAAGCTATTTGCCCTCATCTGGAAATTTTGTTCTGGTGAAGGTGGGCAATGATAACGAAGCGGGTGCGCGCGTTAACCGCGAGCTATTAAAGCGGGGAGTGATTGTGCGACCCGTTGGTAATTATGGGTTACCACAGTGGCTCAGAATCTCCATCGGCTTGCCAGAAGAAAATGCTATTTGTATTCAAGCTCTCAAGGCTATTTTGAACCAGCCACAGGGCACCGCATGA
- the ompA gene encoding outer membrane protein OmpA: MNKTLKLMLAAVITISAGSVMAQPKNVDNWVNSTGTPWRNGDGTLCWRDASWTPATAAPNCDGWLAPKPAAAPAAAASKVTQKKITLQADTLFDFDKSTLKAEGVATLNKLAQDIKKMKLEVVIIVGYTDSVGTDAYNIALGQRRANAVKAFLTNAGEVDATRVYTESKGKADPVASNATAEGRAKNRRAVIEVVGTQPVK; the protein is encoded by the coding sequence ATGAACAAAACCCTAAAACTGATGCTTGCTGCAGTGATTACGATTTCTGCCGGTTCAGTCATGGCCCAGCCAAAGAATGTTGATAACTGGGTAAACTCTACCGGCACACCATGGAGAAACGGTGACGGCACGCTTTGCTGGCGTGATGCTAGCTGGACCCCAGCAACCGCCGCTCCAAATTGCGATGGCTGGCTCGCACCAAAGCCTGCTGCTGCCCCTGCTGCCGCTGCAAGCAAAGTGACCCAAAAGAAAATTACTCTACAAGCGGATACTTTGTTTGACTTTGATAAGTCAACTCTCAAAGCTGAAGGTGTTGCAACCCTGAACAAGCTCGCTCAAGACATCAAAAAGATGAAGCTTGAGGTGGTCATTATTGTTGGTTATACCGACAGCGTTGGTACCGATGCGTATAACATTGCCCTCGGTCAGCGTCGCGCCAATGCTGTTAAAGCATTTTTGACCAATGCCGGAGAGGTTGATGCAACTCGCGTCTACACCGAAAGTAAAGGTAAGGCTGATCCAGTTGCCAGCAATGCAACTGCTGAAGGCCGTGCCAAGAACCGTCGCGCTGTGATTGAAGTTGTTGGTACACAGCCCGTGAAGTAA